A stretch of the Musa acuminata AAA Group cultivar baxijiao chromosome BXJ2-7, Cavendish_Baxijiao_AAA, whole genome shotgun sequence genome encodes the following:
- the LOC135582929 gene encoding RNA polymerase sigma factor sigA-like, producing the protein MMATAAVIGLHTGKRLLSSSFCQTDLTEKLFSVPDHGSLPFSGGSTKCTIVAKKSSHFGSNVPPTRHIPTIKALRERVNTSAPSTSDTWSERPDLESSLEVLILLQKSMLEKQWELPFTQMTTVVAPENSCQLPEITRSGISARERRTISSRKCFSHKANLVPSSRVKQLHPSVSRELLKSDISGYVRGTVSENLLTHAEVANLSKTIKAGIHIQEQRAKLQDKLGFEPTDRQLASSLRMSRAELHTKMIESSLAREKLAMSNVRLVMSIAQKYDNLGAEMTDLIQAGLIGLLRGIEKFDSSKGFRISTYVYWWIRQGVSRALFKNSRTLRLPTHLHERLSSIRHAKIRLEEKGITPSIDKLAETLNMSQKKIRDATQAASKVLSLDREAFPSLNGLPGETLHSYIADRNVENNPWYGFEEWSLKDEVKKLLYTTLSKREREIIRLYHGIDSECHTWEDIGKRFGLSRERVRQVGLIAMEKLKHVARRRKLEAVLVKH; encoded by the exons ATGATGGCTACAGCAGCAGTTATTGGATTACACACAGGAAAGAGGCTTCTGAGCTCTTCATTCTGTCAAACCGACCTCACTGAGAAGTTATTCTCTGTTCCAGATCATGGTTCACTGCCATTTTCGGGTGGCTCCACTAAATGCACCATAGTTGCAAAGAAGTCTTCTCATTTTGGGTCAAATGTTCCACCAACCAGGCACATACCGACTATCAAGGCACTGAGAGAACGTGTCAATACTTCAGCTCCTTCAACTAGCGATACATGGTCTGAGAGGCCTGATCTTGAATCTTCTCTAGAGGTCCTCATTTTGCTACAGAAGTCTATGTTGGAAAAGCAATGGGAACTTcctttcacacagatgacaactgtTGTTGCTCCTGAGAATAGCTGCCAGTTGCCAGAAATTACTCGTTCAGGGATATCTGCCCGTGAGAGGAGAACTATTTCCAGTAGGAAATGTTTTAGTCATAAGGCTAATTTGGTGCCATCAAGCAGAGTGAAACAGCTTCATCCAAGTGTTAGTCGCGAGTTACTTAAATCTGACATTAGTGGTTATGTGCGGGGCACCGTGAGTGAAAACTTGCTGACACATGCAGAAGTCGCAAATCTGTCAAAGACAATAAAAGCTGGTATACATATACAAGAACAGAGGGCAAA ACTGCAGGATAAATTGGGATTTGAACCAACTGACAGACAGCTGGCTTCTTCATTGAGGATGTCACGTGCTGAGTTGCACACAAAAATGATCGAATCTTCTTTGGCAAGGGAGAAGCTTGCAATGAGCAATGTTCGTCTAGTCATGTCTATTGCACAGAAGTATGATAACTTGGGAGCAGAAATGACTGACCTTATCCAG GCTGGTTTGATTGGGCTACTTCGTGGGATAGAAAAGTTTGATTCTTCCAAGGGCTTCAGAATTTCTACTTATGTATATTGGTGGATACGACAG GGTGTCTCGCGAGCATTGTTTAAGAACTCCAGGACATTAAGACTGCCTACTCATTTGCATGAAAGATTAAGTTCAATTAGACATGCAAAGATTAGATTGGAGGAGAAAGGAATTACACCATCAATTGAC AAACTTGCAGAGACCCTAAATATGTCGCAGAAAAAAATAAGGGATGCCACACAG GCAGCGAGCAAAGTACTTTCTCTTGATAGGGAAGCCTTTCCCTCATTAAATGGCCTTCCTGGCGAGACTCTTCACAGT TATATTGCAGACAGAAACGTTGAAAATAATCCATGGTATGGTTTTGAGGAATGGTCTCTCAAG GATGAAGTAAAGAAGCTTTTATATACAACACTTAGCAAGCGGGAGAGAGAGATTATTAGACTTTATCATGGTATTGACAGTGAGTGTCATACATGGGAGGATATCGGCAAACG
- the LOC135617358 gene encoding 3-dehydrosphinganine reductase TSC10A-like: protein MASLFFLFLLLLLPLVVVLLLLLAIIVRPRPVRIPLKGRHVLVSGGSSGIGFALARRAAAEGARVSILARDPDRLRDACDAIRRDTGVDAAALAADVRDPAAVARALETVGPVDVLVCNHGVFVPQELERQSLEEVRFMVEVNLMGTFHLIKAALPAMKQRGKETGLPASIAIMSSQAGQVGVYGYTAYSATKFGLRGLAEALQHEVIMDNIHVTLIFPPDTDTPGLAEELKRRPEITNVIAASSGGMKADDVAQKALNGIKSAQFVVPCNFEGTMLSIATAGLSPQRSYLMAFNEVLGSSLMRFVGLCFQWNWFSAIEKWHAKKKRK, encoded by the exons ATGGCTtcgctcttcttcctcttcctcctccttctcctgccCCTCGTCGtcgtactcctcctcctcctcgcgatCATCGTACGGCCCCGTCCGGTGCGGATCCCCCTCAAGGGCCGGCACGTCCTCGTGTCCGGCGGCTCCAGCGGCATCGGCTTCGCCCTCGCGCGCCGCGCCGCCGCCGAGGGCGCCCGCGTCTCCATCCTCGCCCGCGACCCCGACCGCCTCCGCGACGCCTGCGACGCCATCCGCCGAGACACTGGCGTCGACGCGGCCGCCCTCGCCGCCGACGTCCGCGACCCCGCCGCCGTCGCCCGTGCCCTGGAGACCGTCGGCCCCGTAGACGTCCTCGTCTGCAACCACGGCGTCTTCGTGCCGCAGGAGCTGGAGCGGCAGAGCCTGGAGGAGGTCCGCTTCATGGTCGAGGTCAACCTCATGGGCACGTTCCACCTCATCAAGGCCGCTCTCCCCGCAATGAAGCAGAGGGGGAAAGAGACAGGCCTCCCGGCCTCCATTGCCATCATGTCCTCCCAGGCCGGCCAG GTGGGTGTTTATGGTTATACGGCATACTCGGCAACCAAATTTGGGCTTCGGGGTCTTGCAGAGGCTTTGCAGCACGAGGTTATTATGGATAATATTCATGTAACTCTCATATTTCCTCCTGATACAGATACACCTGGGCTCGCTGAAG AGCTGAAGAGAAGGCCAGAGATTACAAATGTGATAGCGGCATCGTCAGGTGGTATGAAGGCCGATGATGTTGCCCAGAAGGCCTTGAACGGAATCAAATCTGCACAATTTGTGGTTCCTTGCAACTTTGAGGGGACAATGCTATCCATCGCGACAGCTGGTTTGTCTCCTCAGCGATCGTACCTCATGGCATTCAATGAGGTTCTTGGTTCGAGTCTCATGCGCTTCGTCGGCCTGTGCTTCCAGTGGAATTGGTTTAGTGCCATAGAGAAGTGGCACGCCAAGAAGAAGCGCAAATAA